The window tctaaaaaatattatctatgCACATGCATATTTTTGCAGGCTTCTCAAGACGAGACAATGAAACAAAATGAAGCAATAATCAATGAAATTGGGTGTTTGAGAGGAGATCTGCAGAAAACTAGGATTGATCGGGACCAGCTAGAATCAGAACTGGAGGCTGTAAAAAACGAACATGTGAAATACAAAGAATGTGCCAAAAAAtcatttgctgagttggaaatattaaaattgaagtCAAATGAACTTGAGGTTTGTGTTTTCAGTTTCCTTATGCTTTTGgtgtttattttaaattaaaaagtaatatattttgtcACAGGTCAAATGTTCATCTGATAATGATCAGATCAGAAAATTAGAGGACCATCTTGCTGCTGCTGAGAAGAAACTGCAGGTTTTTTGATATTGGGCTACTTGCTTTTCTGCTTTAACTTACCTTATATCCAGTGAACAAACATATAActtaaaaagtaattttttgGCAGTTAATAACTTGTATTTTTTCTGAAGTCCTTGATAAAAGTAATATGTTTTCTGTATACACACACATCTGCAGATGTCTGATATGTCCGCAATGGAAACTAGAATGGGATTTGAAGATCAAAAGAAAATGATTCTTGAGCTACAAAGTCGTCTAGCCACTTCAGAATTAAAAATTGTAGATGGAGAAAAACTTCGTAAGAAGTTGCATAATACCATATTGGTAATATTATTCTTCTGTTTTTTTCTTTCATTACTTCTTTCACTGAGTAAATAAATAACCACAAGAATGTATTATGTGCAATGACAGGAGTTAAAAGGGAATATTAGAGTTTTTTGTAGGGTGCGACCCTTGTTGACCGAGGATGGCATTGTAACAGAAGAAAACATTGTTACTTATCCTACAACAACAGAAGCACTTGGTCGGGGAATTGACTTGATTCAACATGGTATAGAACAATGTTGTAAGCTGTTATTAGAACAATGTTGGTCATTTAAAATAATGTCTGCCATTGTGAACAGGACAAAAGCATTCTTTTACATATGACAAAGTGTTCATGCCGGAAGCCTCACAAGATGAAGTGTTTATTGAAATATCACAGCTTGTGCAAAGTGCTCTAGATGGCTATAAGGTGATAGAATGTTTACTTTAAGTTAAATAACAAGTTTTTATATTGAATTCATCAGAGAAACTTTCTCTACCTAATCAGCTCGTTTTTGATTTAGCCGAAGAAGGGGAACAAAACAAGTCATATTTGGATTGTGTCATTGTGCAAATCTTATATTAAGTGTAAATATTAAGATTCTTTGATATAGAACCAACTCTAACCACAGGTGTGGGGACCAAGCATGCATATGTGTTATGTGACACATAAAGATACGTGCATAAAATCAAAGGGACTACTAATTTGGAACAGAGGGatgaatatatctatatatattgctATGTATATATGCCATTGCTAAAAAaagaacacccttaaaagaacaaagaacactttaaaatcgaatatagaatctcatctaaaacttgaataaattctaattttaagctaattaacattttattatgaataataatagtatctaatatgttgtttgacaataaatatggattaaaaataacatgtgtCTATGTAAACTTAAtcgtgcaaaaaatatatatgattctaaTCTGTATTCTGTTATGgttttctataatatttcatgttaatCATTTGGTTGAaattggatgttagatttcatatattaggtttaattggtgtttataatcttaacaaatcatttttatggaaaataatatgatagtgttctgtgttgtcctttttttaaagtgttatatatatatatatatatatatatatatatatatatagtggagTTTTGGAGTCCATTATtcaaaattagataaatataatctaatagtttcaactttaatattttttgttctacaatagTTTTAACATTTGACAACCTGAAGATATGTTCCACAACGTAATCAACAAGTgtaacaattacttttataaatgttCGACAGTAAACTTAAAAGCAAAACAATTATCTTAATGATTATTAAAGTTAAAGGATGTTAATGATAAAGTGATAATGTTGTTTCAGATTActtataaacaataaattatataaactttgttaatcaaagatattatttatgattaaattaaaaaattatgaccgATACTCCAAAACTCCAACTTAAATATGAACTCTACGGAACctaacactctctctctctctctctctctctctctctctctctctctcacacacacacacacacacacacacatatccacacacacacacactatagGACCTTATACCAATACAAACCTTCTTAAaaaacaaactacaaactaaaattattatttttttaaaactaaaattattattattttaaattacatcgaaatatagcacatacTGGTTTGCAAATTGATCATcgggagatgaagaaaaatacagtgaagtcggatttcaaaaaaagttcatCGATTGAtgggaaaaatcaaattaagaaTGAGGGGATTATGTGGAATCATGTGTGAGAGGGTGTATTTTAACTGTGTGTGGCGACTTTtagggggccattagattaggTTAATCTAAGGTTACAGATTAAGTTTGTAGTTGGTACTCTAATTTGGTATGTATATGTGCAATTGCCTGTGTGTGTAGGTAAATGATCAAATGGAaaccaaataataaataaaaactagaaactccTTATACTAAACCCATCCATCCAGCTACCTCGTGGATATCATACGATTATTCTCTTCCATCCCGCCATTTCACTTCACTGCCATTCACCATCTCATCCCGTACATCACACTGCCTGCTTCATCCACCTCGACTGACCTCCTTCCAACGCCCATCATTCATTGCCCATCATTTCCCCTCTCTTTTGTCCATTTTTCTCTGAACATAGTTACTACTGTTATTAATGATTGTGAACTCTAGAACCATCCTTCATTAAAGATGGCTACGAGGGTGAGGGagatggagaaaatatagtGAAGTCGGATTAGATAGATCCAAGGGCTTTGATTACTTTTTAGTAACTATTTTAATTGTGGTTTCTATTTAACCCACTTTTTTTTGTCTCAGCAGCCTCTAGTGGTCTAGTGGACAAGAAAAGCAGTAGCCTCTTAATATTGTTTCCTTGTTACCTTTCTTCTTCTAGATCTGActtgtctaattttttttacctaATGAGCCGTGAACAGGTGAACAATAATTCCAACAATGAACAGTAAATGCCATGGTTAACAGTAACTTTGGTAGTAAATAGAGAACTCGGCTAACGGCACGtttgcttctttttttccttCCCAAAATCCAAAATCTCCAAACAAGTAAAAAATTGGTGGGAAAACAACTCTTGATTAGGTCTGTCAATGGATCAGATCAAACATGATCCATATCTTGATCTGTTTAATTTTACcggatttggatcggatttTAACCAGATTTTGTAGTTAATGATCCATATCCTGATCCGTAGTATCACGGATTTTCGGATCGGAGctatatttaaacaaaaaaaaaagtcttcacctataaaaaaatatgttgaaATCACTCATaataacaatttattaaattaaaatgataaaatacaaaaacacaTTACAAGTCTTTAATGATATTAGactattagtgatatgtgttgtagaatttagtgatatattGGGTGGGTTTTTGGTTTGTAGAATAAGGGGGTTTGTAGTGGAATAagactctctctatatataagtCGGATCGGACTTTTTCCAGATCTGATCATATTAAATACATATCCTATATTCATCGGATAGGATTTTTTCGGATCAGATTTTATTTTAGATGATTCATATATTCTCCGTCAACTCTTGGATCGGActggatatccgatccattgaCAGCCCTATAACTACTCACTAATTAGGTTAATCTTCTCATGCCCAGGTTTGTATATTTGCTTATGGTCAAACGGGTTCCGGTAAGACCTATACAATGATGGGCAAGTCAGGAAGTTCATCAAATAAAGAAGGACTTATTCCCCGATCATTGCAACAGATATTTGAGACTAAACAGTCACTTGAGCAGCAAGGATGGAAATATGATATGCAGGTAAACGAGGAAGATTTAAATCTTGTTCAACATTTGATTGTTGATTATTATGCATTTACAACTTATGTTAAACCTACCTTTAGGTATCTATGTTGGAAATCTACAATGAAACTATACGTGACTTGTTGTCAACAAATCGATCATCTGTTGATATGTCAAAACAATACATTATAAAGCATGATACAAGTGGCAATACGCATGTCTCGGATTTGACTATCATAGATGTTCGTAGTAGTAGAGAGGTTTCATTTCTTTTGGATCGAGCAGCACAGAGCAGGTATGTACTACTACTCACTCTCAATTTACAAGTACAAAGAATCTTCAATCTCCCTCTTTAGTGCAAAGAGACTTTTTCATATTAAGCTTCAATTTTTATTGAACAAAAAACAGTCATTTTCTTTAATTACATACCTATTTTCGTAAAATATCAACCTAATTAGCTTCGAGTAAGgcataaatattttgatatataaatgttaaaatttacTTTTCTTTAGGTCTGTCGGAAAAACTCAAATGAATGAACAATCTTCAAGAAGTCATTTTGTCTTCACTCTACGGATAACTGGTGTCAATGAGGTACATATTTACTTGTTTGTATAAAAGATTGTTTAGTCAGTTGGTCTGGATCTGGTAAAAAAATTCTTACTATCTTCAGAGTACGGCACAACAAGTACAAGGTGTCCTAAATTTGGTTGACCTTGCTGGTAGTGAACGTCTCTCTAGAAGTGGCTCTACTGGAGATCGGCTGAAAGAAACACAGGTCGATTCTTATATCTATGAGACTTTTGTTCATTGTTATCATATAATTGTCAATGCATCATGACTAAAGAGCTATTACCAACTCATTATCAGGCTATTAACAAGAGTTTATCGTCTTTAAGTGATGTCATATTTGCCCTTGCAAAGAAGGAGGAGCACATACCATATAGAAACTCAAAGCTTACTTACCTTCTCCAGGTAAATgctttaaaataaatttgcatGGCATCATTTGTTTCAATATAATTTCCCCCTCCTAGATACAAACAAGAAAGTTTTTTAGTTGATAGATTCTTCGAGCTTCTCATGTTTTTGAAGGAAATATCAATAGAATATGGATCAGTAAAGGGCAGCTATGGGTTCAATTGGACTattaaagaattttgttaactaGTATGAAGACTTTTCGTTTCCAGTTCCCTCCAACTTATATGAGAGATCattttatttagatatataCCTGCAccaaaaaagttttttttttctttcccaACTTAAGATGTATTTAATCCAATTGCTGTTTAATCAGCCTTGCCTAGGTGGGGAATCAAAGACTTTGATGGTTGTCAATGTTTCTCCTGATCAATCCTCGGTGGCTGAATCACTCTGTTCTTTACGTTTTGCTGCCAGAGTCAATGCTTGTGAAATTGGCATTCCTCGGCGCCAAACAAACATGCGAGCTTCAGATCATCATCGCTTGAGTTATGGCTAAGCAGGGATGATGTTAATGGAGAAATCTGCATGCTGTGTATGCACATGGAGTGTAGGGATTAACCTAGAATCAATTGCATATCTAACATAATCTGCCTCTATTATTGTATAGAAGATCTGGCATTTAGTTTGTACGAGTGAAAAATAAAAtgcttatatttttcatttaatatgtGTTTAAAAGGAAATGTAGTTTAAGAAATCAATTCTTCAATTCTAGTGTTCATGTGGATTGACACAGCCTTTGCACATGTTTACAAAACGATAATGCATAATTGGAACTGATACTAACATTTTACTCAACAAATCACATATTGCCCAAGTCAAATATGATTCTGTGCATGTTTATGCCATTCTAGTCATCACGTCATGAAGAATTGCCGTCGTGTCTTGGTAGTAGGATTCTGTCTGTTCAAGGTTGTGCTCCTTCACCGCACCTTCAAGCTGtgcaaaaaagaagagaaagaggTTATGTCTGTGGATTAGAAATGTGCTTGAACTTTGTCAAATATTGGcgattattttgttttataccTTTTCAAAGCTATCAAATAATCTGTTGGCCAGATCAGTGAGTGGCTTCTTGTCATTATCTGAAGCAGCTGAGATGAGTTTGTCAAAATCATAGTACATGAAGGTGGATTTTAGGCGCAAATACTTCCTCACATAATTGAAAGCATCTTTTCCTATCAAATCTCCCATGGCCAAGAGATCAAATGCATACTTGTATATCCTGTACTGCCTGCCTTTTGTACCAGTATCTGCTATGTAGAGTCCATTTTTAAGGAATGACCGAGTCCCCGTCTCCTCATTTCCGATCTCTGCAAACATATCAAATTCTTTATACCTCACACAACAACGATAAAATTTAAGCTACACGATGACCGTATATGAAATTAACAATATATTGTCTTCCTCGAAAAGTTGTTTATGGCTTACAAATGATATTGCTGAGAAAGTTAGGCTTACTATTGCTAACGGAGGGTATTGGTAAGGGGCCATTAAGCCAGAAACCATTATCGTCCGCAAGAGATTTACCAATACCAGAAGTTCCAACAAGTGCTATTGAAGCAAAACTTATTGACATCCTTCTTGTTGTTTTGATGGTGTCTTGTTGAATTTCCTGAAATTTGTTGCCGGGACAGCTCATTTCTGCCGGCATCCTCCAGGGCTTTGCGGATTTAGGAAGCTTTGGAGTCGCTGGTAAAAGTTCCAACAATCTGTTTACATGAGCTGCCATTGCCTTGGTTGGGAACGGTTGAGGAAGAAAGTTGTAAATTATCTTTTGTTTCTGTTGCAATAGCCCACTCTGAAGGGTGTTTATTAGCCTTTACTACGGACCACACAAATGACATCCGAAGAAATCCTCTTGTGTTCTTATCTTATCTCTGTACATCTATACATGCTAGCACTATTTATCTGCCTCTCTTTTCGACTCACTCCCTTAAGTTGCTCAACAATGCCTTCTGATTTCCATACTCTGCCTTACCAAGCAATTAAAATCTCTAGCCACTCAATTAGGTTCCAATTAACAGCTCCCACCCTGTCTTTTACATTCCTCTAACATcagtatcatcatcatcaactatCCTATCTCTCCACCTCTCTATCAAAACCTATTTCTCACAAATCCAAAATTTATCCACTACTCGTTGCCTTTTCTTTATCTCCCCCAAAATCTAAAGAAGAAGCCATACTCCAAGCCAAAACTTCCCTCTCTACCGCCTTAGATAAGCCTCTAAACAATGCGAAACTGGCTGGAAAATTCAAGAAACTGAAGCAACCCAAATTCCGGGTTGAGATTCCGGTGGTGGATGATGAATCTCCAGATTGCCTCTCCACACTGGCTCTCCAAATATTTGGAGACATGCCGGTTAAAAGAAAAGGCTCTGCTATCAAGATTCTAGTTCTTTGGCCCAACTCCACTTTAAAGGAAGCTGGCA of the Daucus carota subsp. sativus chromosome 4, DH1 v3.0, whole genome shotgun sequence genome contains:
- the LOC108218824 gene encoding kinesin-like protein KIN-14N isoform X2 — encoded protein: MASKNDNRPISNNASTRSDEEGFVNRRRHSIGGGSKMAGPAHGIRNNRQVFSVVNGGAQDLAATNGSNAGSDYGGDFTKDEVDALLNEKMKTKNKFNLKEKCDQMMEYIKKLRRCIRSFQQLEGNYLFEQDRLNNLLELAHNKFTDMELLMNSKEEEFNSIIVGLRKNHMSLQEKVFEEESNKLAALETLNKEKMERASAERLQTSLSEELARAQRENSSVAQKIISLTDMYKRLQEYNTSLQDYNSKLQKELATTNETLKQAEKEKSIVVENLSNLRSQYNSLQDQLTSSRASQDETMKQNEAIINEIGCLRGDLQKTRIDRDQLESELEAVKNEHVKYKECAKKSFAELEILKLKSNELEVKCSSDNDQIRKLEDHLAAAEKKLQMSDMSAMETRMGFEDQKKMILELQSRLATSELKIVDGEKLRKKLHNTILELKGNIRVFCRVRPLLTEDGIVTEENIVTYPTTTEALGRGIDLIQHGQKHSFTYDKVFMPEASQDEVFIEISQLVQSALDGYKVCIFAYGQTGSGKTYTMMGKSGSSSNKEGLIPRSLQQIFETKQSLEQQGWKYDMQVSMLEIYNETIRDLLSTNRSSVDMSKQYIIKHDTSGNTHVSDLTIIDVRSSREVSFLLDRAAQSRSVGKTQMNEQSSRSHFVFTLRITGVNESTAQQVQGVLNLVDLAGSERLSRSGSTGDRLKETQAINKSLSSLSDVIFALAKKEEHIPYRNSKLTYLLQPCLGGESKTLMVVNVSPDQSSVAESLCSLRFAARVNACEIGIPRRQTNMRASDHHRLSYG
- the LOC108218825 gene encoding photosynthetic NDH subunit of lumenal location 3, chloroplastic translates to MAAHVNRLLELLPATPKLPKSAKPWRMPAEMSCPGNKFQEIQQDTIKTTRRMSISFASIALVGTSGIGKSLADDNGFWLNGPLPIPSVSNKIGNEETGTRSFLKNGLYIADTGTKGRQYRIYKYAFDLLAMGDLIGKDAFNYVRKYLRLKSTFMYYDFDKLISAASDNDKKPLTDLANRLFDSFEKLEGAVKEHNLEQTESYYQDTTAILHDVMTRMA
- the LOC108218824 gene encoding kinesin-like protein KIN-14N isoform X1, which gives rise to MASKNDNRPISNNASTRSDEEGFVNRRRHSIGGGSKMAGPAHGIRNNRQVFSVVNGGAQDLAATNGSNAGSDYGGDFTKDEVDALLNEKMKTKNKFNLKEKCDQMMEYIKKLRRCIRSFQQLEGNYLFEQDRLNNLLELAHNKFTDMELLMNSKEEEFNSIIVGLRKNHMSLQEKVFEEESNKLAALETLNKEKMERASAERLQTSLSEELARAQRENSSVAQKIISLTDMYKRLQEYNTSLQDYNSKLQKELATTNETLKQAEKEKSIVVENLSNLRSQYNSLQDQLTSSRASQDETMKQNEAIINEIGCLRGDLQKTRIDRDQLESELEAVKNEHVKYKECAKKSFAELEILKLKSNELEIRKLEDHLAAAEKKLQMSDMSAMETRMGFEDQKKMILELQSRLATSELKIVDGEKLRKKLHNTILELKGNIRVFCRVRPLLTEDGIVTEENIVTYPTTTEALGRGIDLIQHGQKHSFTYDKVFMPEASQDEVFIEISQLVQSALDGYKVCIFAYGQTGSGKTYTMMGKSGSSSNKEGLIPRSLQQIFETKQSLEQQGWKYDMQVSMLEIYNETIRDLLSTNRSSVDMSKQYIIKHDTSGNTHVSDLTIIDVRSSREVSFLLDRAAQSRSVGKTQMNEQSSRSHFVFTLRITGVNESTAQQVQGVLNLVDLAGSERLSRSGSTGDRLKETQAINKSLSSLSDVIFALAKKEEHIPYRNSKLTYLLQPCLGGESKTLMVVNVSPDQSSVAESLCSLRFAARVNACEIGIPRRQTNMRASDHHRLSYG
- the LOC108218824 gene encoding kinesin-like protein KIN-14N isoform X3 → MASKNDNRPISNNASTRSDEEGFVNRRRHSIGGGSKMAGPAHGIRNNRQVFSVVNGGAQDLAATNGSNAGSDYGGDFTKDEVDALLNEKMKTKNKFNLKEKCDQMMEYIKKLRRCIRSFQQLEGNYLFEQDRLNNLLELAHNKFTDMELLMNSKEEEFNSIIVGLRKNHMSLQEKVFEEESNKLAALETLNKEKMERASAERLQTSLSEELARAQRENSSVAQKIISLTDMYKRLQEYNTSLQDYNSKLQKELATTNETLKQAEKEKSIVVENLSNLRSQYNSLQDQLTSSRASQDETMKQNEAIINEIGCLRGDLQKTRIDRDQLESELEAVKNEHVKYKECAKKSFAELEILKLKSNELEVKCSSDNDQIRKLEDHLAAAEKKLQMSDMSAMETRMGFEDQKKMILELQSRLATSELKIVDGEKLRKKLHNTILELKGNIRVFCRVRPLLTEDGIVTEENIVTYPTTTEALGRGIDLIQHGQKHSFTYDKVFMPEASQDEVFIEISQLVQSALDGYKVCIFAYGQTGSGKTYTMMGKSGSSSNKEGLIPRSLQQIFETKQSLEQQGWKYDMQVSMLEIYNETIRDLLSTNRSSVDMSKQYIIKHDTSGNTHVSDLTIIDVRSSREVSFLLDRAAQSRSVGKTQMNEQSSRSHFVFTLRITGVNESTAQQVQGVLNLVDLAGSERLSRSGSTGDRLKETQAINKSLSSLSDVIFALAKKEEHIPYRNSKLTYLLQSQCL